The genomic interval ACCCGTCGTCGTGTCGAAGGCGCGGAAGTAGTGGTCCGTCGTCGCGCCGATGAACAAGAGGCCGCTCGCCGTCGTGATCGGTCCGCCTAGATTGGGCACGCCTTCCGGCGCGAACCACCAGATCGGGAAGGGCGCGAGATCGCGCGTCGTTCCGAGCGGCACGTCCCAGCGAATCTCTCCACTCTCGATGTCGATCGCCGTCAACGTGCCCCACGGCGGCGGATTGCACGGCGCACCGAAGGGCGACAGCAACGGAACCCGCTCGAGGGCGTAGGGCGTCCCGGCCTGAGGCTCGAAACCGAAGGCAGGCGGACCGTCGGGGAACTCGGCGTCGAACTCGTCGCGCGGGACCAGACGAATGTACGTGGCCACCCGACTCGTGTTGATCAGGAACAAGCCGCGGTCGGGATCGACGCTGCCGCTGCCCCAGTTCGCCCCACCCATCATGCCCGGGTACTGAATCGTTCCCTGGAGCGACGGAGGTGTGAAGACTCCCTCGGAGCGGGCCTCGGCGATCGCGTCGCGACAGCGGCCGCGATCCCAGGGGGTGAACCCGAAGGCATCGTCGGGCGTGAGCGTCGCCGGGTGCAACGACGGCGGGCGGACCGGATACGGCTGGGTCGCGGACAGCGTCTCGCCGGGTGCGGGATCCTGGGGCACGGGGCGCTCTTCGACGGGGTGGAGCGGCTCACCGCTGCGGCGGTCCAGGAAGAAGACGTGGCCCATCTTCGTCGCCTGGATCAATCCGGGCACCGCCCCCTGCGGCGTGGGGAAGTCCACGAACACGGGCTGAGACGGCACGTCGTAATCCCAGATGTCGTGGTGCACCGTGCGGAAGTGCCAGCGCACGCTGCCGTCGCTCGCGTCCAGGGCCACCAACGAGCTCGAGAAATGGTCGAGTCCCTCGCGCTGTCCGCCGTAGTAATCGGGCGAGGTGTTGCCCGTAGGCACGTACACGAGTCCGAGTTCCGGGTCGGTCGACAAGGCGGTCCAGGCGTTCGTCGTACCCCGGCGATAGCGGACCCCGTTCTCCGCCTGACGCAGCGGGGCTCCAGCGGGCACGGGATCCCAGGCCCAGACGCGCTCGCCCGTGCGCACGTCCCAGGCGCGCACCACGCCCCCCGGCGCATCGACGCGTCGGTTGTCGAGCACCATCGCGCCCGTTACGACGCGATCGCCGATCACCACGGGCGGAGACGTGACGCCGTACTCGCCCGGTCGCGTGTCGCCGATCCCTTCGCGAAGGTCGACGGTGCCGCCTTCGCCGAACCCTTCACAGGGCGTCCCCGTCGCGGCGTCCAACGCGATCAAGCGCGCGTCGAGGGTGCCGGTGAGAACGCGCGTCTGGCAGCTCGTTGCGCTCGGGTCGGGATCCTCCCAGACCGAGACACCGCGGCAGTTGAGCAGGTAGAGCCCGTCGGTGTTCACCTCCGGGTCGTAGTTCCAGCGCTCGGTGCCCGTCTCGGCATCGAGCGCAATGACGCGGTTGCGGGGCGTACAGAAGACGAGCTGGTCGTCGACCAGAATCGGAGTCGCCTGGAAGCCGGCGCGCACACCCAGCCCACTGGATCCGTCGTCCAGATCCCCGTGGTGGTAGGTCCAGGCCGGTTCGAGCCCGTGGACGTTGCCGGGATGGATCTGGGTCAGCAGGGAGTGCCGCTCGCCGCCGGAGCTGCGCCCGTACACGGCCCATCCGTCGACGGGGCCACCTAACGGGACGTCCACTGCCGGACTGCAGGCAAGGGTGAGGGTCAGAATCGCGAAGAGGCTGGGGCGCATGATGCGGCGATTCTCGGGGTGCGGACGCCTCGCCGCAAACGGCGACGGCGCGCGCGGGTCGGGTATCCTGCGTCCCCATGTCCTCCAACCAGCTCTCCGACCGGGGTCGACAACTCGACGACGCCTTCTTCAAACAGGATGCCCAGGGGTTCCGCGACGCCCTCGCCGCCGACGAGGCCGAGGCAGCTGGGGCCCTGGCGCGCGCCACCGGCATCGACGACGAGCCGTTGCTCGCGCGGCTCGCCGAGCTCGGGATTCGCCCGGAGACGCTGGCCGCGCTCACCCTGATCCCGCTGATCGAGACGGCCTGGGCCGACGGGGTGATGGACTCTCGGGAACGCAGCGCGATCCTCGACGGCGCTGCCAGCTGCGGCATCGGTTCGGAGAGCGCGAGCCATCGGCTGCTCGAGCTCTGGACCCAGGAACGACCGACCCCGGATCTCGTGCTGTTGTGGCGGGAGTTCCTCAAAGCCGTCGCCGAGACCTTGAACCCCCAGGAGCGCGCCAACCTGCGCGCGAAGGTGATCGGTCGCGCCCACGCCGTCGCGGCCGCCGCGGGCGGCCTGCTCGACGCCTCGCCGAACGTGTCGCCCGAGGAGTGGGCGGTGATGGACGACCTCGGCGCGGCGTTCGGCGTCGAAGACTAGGGCGAAGCCGTGTCTGCCCCCGAACCGAGCGCGGCGACGCCGATCGCGCTCCGATCCAACGGGTGCTCCGAGTGAGCGGAGAACCCTCCGCCCTCGACATCCTGTTGCGCTGCCTCGACCTGGACGCCCTCGATCGCGACCTCTACCTGGGCGATCCGGGCCCGGGTGAAGGTCGGCTCTTCGGCGGCATGGTCGCGGCCCAGTCGGTGATCGCGGCCTACCGCACCCTCGACGGCACCGAGCGCCCCCTCCACTCCTTGCACGCCTACTTCCTGCGCCCCGGTCGCCACGACCTGCCCCTGCGCTTCGTCGTCGATCGGATTCGCGATGGTCGCTCGTTCACGACCCGCAACGTGGTGGCCCATCAGGGTGGCGAGGCGATCTTCAACCTGGCGGCGAGCTTCGCCCGGCCGGAACCGGGAATCTCCCATCAGGACGCGCCGCCGCCGGCGCCTCCGCCCGAAGAACTCGAGGACTGGGACGAACTGCGGGCCCGAACGCTCGGACTCCCCTCCCCCGACCGCGAGAGCGCCGTCGAAGTGCGGCTCGGCGACCCCTACGACTTCGAGGACGCGAAGAAGCGCTACGAACCGAAGCAGCGCAACTGGATCCGCGTGCGCGGCAACCTGCCCGACGACCCGACCATCCACACGGCGGTGCTCACCTATCTCACCGACCGCACTCTCCTCTCCACGGCCGCACGCGCCCACGGCCTGCCGTGGGGGAGACGCATGGCGGCGAGCCTCGACCACGCGATCTGGATCCATCGCCCCGTTCGTCTCGACGAGCGGTGGCTGCTCTACGCGGCGGAGAGCCCGGCCGACCACGCGGCGCGTGGGCTGATCTTCGGTGGTCTCTACGATGCGGACGGGCAACGCATCGCGTCGGTGGCCCAAGAAGCCCTGATCCGCGAGAAGCGGCCCGACTGACCGGGGCTACTTCTTCTCCGGCTTCTCCGCGAAGACCGCGTCGCGAATCTCGTAGACGCCGTCTTCCAGGGCGTCGTCGGTGGCGATCGTGGGGCTCTGGCAGCGCGCCGCGGCAAGCACGTCGCCGAGTACCGGCTCGAGCAGCGCCAGGGTCTTCGCATTGGCGGCGAGGGTCATCTGCAGGACGTCCCGCCCCATCGAAACCGACGCGTCCGACTTCGCCTTGTTGATCGCACTCCAACCGGCGACGGCCACATCGAAGCTCTCGGCGGCGGCGGGCGCGGGAACGCCCGCGAAGTCGGCGGCCGACGGCCACGGCGCGGCGTGGATGCTCGGCTGGCCCTTCTCCTCGGCAAAGGCCCAGGACCAGACTTCTTCGGTGATGAAGGGCAGGAAAGGCGCGAGCAAACGCAGCAGCACGTCGAGGCCGAGTCGCAGCGCCGTCACGGCGGAGCCCCGAATCGCCGCGTCCGCCGGATCCTCGGCACGCGCCCGCAGCTTCGCGAGCTCGATGAAGGCATCGGTGAAGTGCGACCAGAAGAAGGACTCGACTTCCTGCAGGACGGGAGCATGTTGGAACGACTCGAAGTCCGCGGTCGCGCGTTCCACGAGATCGCGGAGCTTCGCGAGGAAGGCGCGGTCGAGCTCGTGCGAGACGGGGTGCGCCTCCGCTTCCTGGGAGAGCACGAACTTGCCGGCGTTGAAGAGCTTCGTGACCAGGCGCTTGCCGACCTTGAAGACCTTCTCGTCGAGGGCCGTATCCACGCCGAGCCGGGCGCTCGCCGCCCAATACCGCACGCCATCGGCCGTGTACTGGTCGAGCAGCGGCAACGGCGTCACGACGTTGCCCTTGCTCTTCGACATCTTCTTGCGGTCCGGGTCGGTAATGAACCCCGAGATCGTCGCGTGATGCCAGGGCACCGAGTCTTCGTGGAGCAGCGCCTTCGCGATCGTGTAGAACGCCCAGGTGCGGATGATGTCCTGACCCTGGGGTCGCAGATCGGCCGGGAAGAGCGCCGCGTGCCGCTGGGCATCCGTCGCCCAGTGCGAGCTGATCTGCGGCGACATCGAGCTGGTGAACCAGGTGTCGAAGATGTCGGTCTCCGCCGAGAAGCCGCCCGGCTGTTCGCGCTGGGCTTCGTCGTAGCCGGCGGGCGCGTCGGTGGTCGGATCGATCGGGAGCTCGTCGGCCTTCGGTAGCAGCGGGTTCGCGTAGTCGCGCTCACCCTGGGCGTCGAGCGGGTACCACACCGGGATCGGCACGCCGAAGTAGCGCTGGCGGCTGATGCACCAGTCCTGGTTCAGATTCTGCGTCCAGTCCTCGTAGCGCTTGTGCATGTGATCCGGGTGCCACTGCACGGCGGCGCCCTTTTCGAGCAGGCCTTCGCGGTAGTCGAGCAGACGCACGAACCACTGCCGCGTGGGCACGAACTCGAGGGGGCGGTCGCCCTTCTCGAAGAACTTCACCGCGTGTTCGATCGGCTTCGGATCGCGC from Myxococcota bacterium carries:
- a CDS encoding pyrroloquinoline quinone-dependent dehydrogenase, with product MRPSLFAILTLTLACSPAVDVPLGGPVDGWAVYGRSSGGERHSLLTQIHPGNVHGLEPAWTYHHGDLDDGSSGLGVRAGFQATPILVDDQLVFCTPRNRVIALDAETGTERWNYDPEVNTDGLYLLNCRGVSVWEDPDPSATSCQTRVLTGTLDARLIALDAATGTPCEGFGEGGTVDLREGIGDTRPGEYGVTSPPVVIGDRVVTGAMVLDNRRVDAPGGVVRAWDVRTGERVWAWDPVPAGAPLRQAENGVRYRRGTTNAWTALSTDPELGLVYVPTGNTSPDYYGGQREGLDHFSSSLVALDASDGSVRWHFRTVHHDIWDYDVPSQPVFVDFPTPQGAVPGLIQATKMGHVFFLDRRSGEPLHPVEERPVPQDPAPGETLSATQPYPVRPPSLHPATLTPDDAFGFTPWDRGRCRDAIAEARSEGVFTPPSLQGTIQYPGMMGGANWGSGSVDPDRGLFLINTSRVATYIRLVPRDEFDAEFPDGPPAFGFEPQAGTPYALERVPLLSPFGAPCNPPPWGTLTAIDIESGEIRWDVPLGTTRDLAPFPIWWFAPEGVPNLGGPITTASGLLFIGATTDHYFRAFDTTTGEELWRARLPTSAQSTPMTYRLREDGRQFVVIAAGGHAMMPSKPGDALIAFALPERDPR
- a CDS encoding acyl-CoA thioesterase domain-containing protein, whose product is MSGEPSALDILLRCLDLDALDRDLYLGDPGPGEGRLFGGMVAAQSVIAAYRTLDGTERPLHSLHAYFLRPGRHDLPLRFVVDRIRDGRSFTTRNVVAHQGGEAIFNLAASFARPEPGISHQDAPPPAPPPEELEDWDELRARTLGLPSPDRESAVEVRLGDPYDFEDAKKRYEPKQRNWIRVRGNLPDDPTIHTAVLTYLTDRTLLSTAARAHGLPWGRRMAASLDHAIWIHRPVRLDERWLLYAAESPADHAARGLIFGGLYDADGQRIASVAQEALIREKRPD
- the valS gene encoding valine--tRNA ligase, which codes for MSDQPRHRAIDPGRLPKHFDAPEAEQRWHAAWQDRRVYHYDPSRARDETFVIDTPPPTASGSLHPGHVFSYTHTDLLARYQRMQGRNVFYPMGWDDNGLPTERRVQNYYHVRCDPTAAYEADLTLEEASAKVRKKPPRQLSRPNFIEACEHVTREDEKSFKYLFERLGLSIDWRHEYQTIDDHSRRIAQHSFLDLHAKGYTESRYAPTMWDVDFQCAVAQAELEDRERPGAYHDLEFAVEGGGAFVISTTRPELLPACVGVTAHPDDARFKPLFGKRAITPLFRVPVPIFPSEKADPEKGTGILMVCTFGDATDVEWWRENDLALRQIVQRNGRLAPVTFGEEGYESEDPEGANRFYAELAGKNIVQAQKAIVEMLGDPSGSATGSGAPLQRDPKPIEHAVKFFEKGDRPLEFVPTRQWFVRLLDYREGLLEKGAAVQWHPDHMHKRYEDWTQNLNQDWCISRQRYFGVPIPVWYPLDAQGERDYANPLLPKADELPIDPTTDAPAGYDEAQREQPGGFSAETDIFDTWFTSSMSPQISSHWATDAQRHAALFPADLRPQGQDIIRTWAFYTIAKALLHEDSVPWHHATISGFITDPDRKKMSKSKGNVVTPLPLLDQYTADGVRYWAASARLGVDTALDEKVFKVGKRLVTKLFNAGKFVLSQEAEAHPVSHELDRAFLAKLRDLVERATADFESFQHAPVLQEVESFFWSHFTDAFIELAKLRARAEDPADAAIRGSAVTALRLGLDVLLRLLAPFLPFITEEVWSWAFAEEKGQPSIHAAPWPSAADFAGVPAPAAAESFDVAVAGWSAINKAKSDASVSMGRDVLQMTLAANAKTLALLEPVLGDVLAAARCQSPTIATDDALEDGVYEIRDAVFAEKPEKK